A genome region from Dendrosporobacter quercicolus includes the following:
- the pcrA gene encoding DNA helicase PcrA — MQNIFDGLNPAQAEAAAHIDGPLLIMAGAGSGKTKVLTCRIAYLLEQGVAPYNILAITFTNKAAAEMRERVERMVGLRSKDIWLSTFHAFCAKFLRLEIDAVPGYQRNFVIYDAGDCQAVVKACLKELNLDDKQFAPNSIQSMISNAKNALTDEWEFARTADTFFAGKVAEIYKLYQAKLRNHNALDFDDLLLYTVRLLETNPEVCEKYQNKFKYILIDEYQDTNHAQYLLAHLLAAKHRNLCVVGDADQSIYGWRGADIRNIMDFEKDYPEAKVVKLEQNYRSTKTILAAANAVIEHNADRKPKELWTENTAGEPISYYLANDERDEAQYIASNIIKLNTVYNTGYGDMAVLYRTNVQSRVIEEAFMKNGIPYTMVGGLRFYDRKEIKDILAYLRVIFNPADTVSLLRIINVPRRGIGDTTIGRLNDYAGGNGLTLFDVVSNPELVPGLTARAKRPLEDLAEFIFTLMSEQNSLAVADLIDKVMTASGYLAELEKEQTPQSEVRIENLRELLSVAKEFANGELEHNLENFLSHVALVSDLDTAETNGEKVTLMTLHSAKGLEFPVAFMAGLEEGLFPHARTLMNECEIEEERRICYVGITRARRKLYLTNARMRTIYGKTIMYPASRFLSEIPPSVLERVEMRPSRPAAWSSGFGGGTGAGRQMPAAAGPAAPAARAAVRPTGQPVAWKVGDKAQHSKWGVGTVVDVRGQGEDQALKVAFPGQGIKELMLKYAPIAKVEV; from the coding sequence ATGCAGAACATATTTGACGGATTAAATCCGGCGCAGGCTGAAGCTGCGGCGCATATTGACGGCCCTTTGCTGATTATGGCCGGAGCGGGTTCGGGCAAAACCAAAGTATTAACCTGCCGAATTGCCTATTTACTGGAGCAGGGTGTAGCGCCGTACAATATATTGGCCATTACGTTTACCAACAAGGCTGCGGCTGAAATGCGGGAGCGGGTTGAACGGATGGTGGGACTCCGGTCCAAGGATATCTGGCTGAGTACCTTCCATGCTTTTTGCGCCAAGTTTTTGCGGCTGGAAATCGACGCTGTCCCCGGTTACCAGCGTAATTTTGTCATTTATGATGCCGGTGACTGCCAGGCGGTAGTCAAAGCCTGCCTGAAAGAGCTGAATCTGGATGACAAGCAATTTGCGCCCAACAGCATTCAGTCGATGATTTCCAATGCCAAAAACGCCTTAACCGATGAATGGGAATTTGCCCGGACCGCCGATACGTTTTTTGCCGGGAAGGTCGCGGAGATTTACAAGCTGTATCAGGCTAAACTGCGTAATCATAATGCGCTGGATTTTGATGATTTACTGCTGTATACCGTGCGGCTGCTGGAAACCAATCCCGAGGTGTGCGAAAAGTATCAGAATAAATTTAAATATATTCTGATTGATGAATACCAGGATACCAACCATGCCCAGTATCTGCTGGCGCATTTGCTGGCGGCGAAGCACCGGAATCTTTGTGTGGTGGGCGACGCCGACCAAAGTATTTACGGCTGGCGCGGCGCTGATATCCGCAATATCATGGATTTTGAAAAAGATTACCCGGAAGCGAAAGTCGTTAAGCTGGAGCAAAACTACCGTTCAACCAAGACTATTTTAGCGGCGGCCAATGCCGTCATTGAACATAATGCCGACCGGAAGCCCAAAGAGCTGTGGACGGAGAATACGGCCGGCGAGCCAATCAGCTATTATCTGGCCAATGACGAGCGTGATGAAGCGCAGTATATCGCCAGCAATATCATTAAGCTCAATACCGTCTACAATACCGGTTACGGCGATATGGCCGTCCTGTACCGTACCAATGTGCAGTCCCGGGTCATTGAGGAAGCCTTTATGAAAAATGGCATTCCTTACACGATGGTGGGCGGACTGAGATTTTATGACCGCAAAGAAATTAAGGATATCCTGGCTTACCTGAGGGTCATCTTTAATCCGGCCGATACCGTCAGCCTGCTGCGCATCATTAATGTTCCGCGCCGGGGCATTGGCGATACCACCATCGGCCGGCTGAACGACTATGCGGGCGGCAACGGGCTGACGCTGTTTGACGTGGTGTCAAATCCGGAGCTGGTGCCCGGGTTGACGGCCCGGGCCAAACGGCCGCTGGAAGACCTGGCGGAGTTCATTTTTACGCTGATGAGCGAGCAGAATTCGCTGGCGGTCGCCGACCTGATCGACAAAGTAATGACCGCTTCGGGTTATCTGGCCGAACTGGAAAAGGAACAAACCCCGCAGAGTGAGGTACGGATTGAAAACTTGCGGGAATTATTAAGCGTGGCCAAAGAATTTGCCAATGGGGAACTGGAACATAATCTGGAGAATTTTTTAAGCCATGTGGCGTTGGTTTCCGATCTTGATACCGCTGAGACCAATGGCGAAAAGGTGACATTGATGACGCTGCATTCGGCCAAAGGACTGGAGTTTCCGGTGGCTTTTATGGCTGGGCTGGAAGAAGGGCTGTTTCCGCACGCCCGGACACTGATGAATGAATGCGAAATTGAAGAAGAACGCAGAATATGTTATGTGGGCATTACCAGGGCCCGGCGAAAATTATATCTCACCAATGCCCGGATGAGAACCATTTACGGCAAGACCATCATGTATCCGGCATCGCGGTTTTTAAGCGAAATTCCGCCGTCCGTTCTGGAACGGGTGGAAATGCGGCCCAGCCGTCCGGCTGCCTGGAGTTCCGGGTTTGGCGGCGGGACAGGGGCTGGGCGGCAAATGCCGGCGGCGGCCGGCCCGGCTGCTCCGGCGGCAAGAGCGGCGGTGCGTCCGACCGGGCAGCCTGTCGCCTGGAAGGTTGGCGATAAAGCCCAGCACAGCAAATGGGGCGTTGGTACAGTGGTTGATGTGCGGGGCCAGGGCGAGGATCAGGCGCTGAAAGTCGCCTTTCCCGGTCAGGGAATTAAAGAGCTGATGCTTAAATATGCCCCAATCGCCAAAGTTGAAGTATAA
- the ligA gene encoding NAD-dependent DNA ligase LigA, protein MSGDIPQTMQAAAEAAEELRRKLNHHNYQYYVLDQPELADDEYDRLMQQLIAIEAAFPALITPHSPTRRVGGAPAEGFGRIAHLTPMLSLGNAFSPDGLLAFHQRVVNVLGATEPVEYVVEHKIDGLAINLVYEQGLLVRAATRGDGIEGEDVTANIRTIKSIPLRLQGEAAAAAGLLEVRGEVYMARTEFERLNKLREQNGEPLLANPRNAAAGSLRQLDPQVTAERTLAVFIYGMGVHEGVELATHAQTLAYLQTLGFKVNQCYRVFSDIEEIAGYCQSWAAKRSDLPYEIDGLVIKVNDLASQKLLGATAKDPRWAIAFKFPAEQSTTVIRDIMISVGRTGALTPTALLEPVRLAGSTVSRATLHNEDYIQQKDIRIGDTVVIHKAGDVIPEVVAVVTANRTGAEQPFVMPAYCPECGSPAVRLEEESARKCINPDCPALLREGLIHFVSRDAMNIDGLGPALLTSLLAAGLIKDAADLYQLTADKILQIERTGEKSAANLLNSIENSKTAGLARLLFGLGIRYVGVKAAAVLARHFGDIHALARAQVEDLLRLEEIGAKIAESVVRYFAVPANLALIKKLQALGVKTTQDRAASDIPQPLAGLTFVLTGTLTGMTRNEAAAKIEALGGKVAGSVSKKTSYVVAGAEAGSKLAKAGQLGVKIIDEAEFSLLVSPEL, encoded by the coding sequence GTGTCCGGAGACATTCCTCAGACCATGCAAGCGGCAGCGGAAGCTGCGGAAGAGTTAAGGCGGAAACTTAACCATCACAATTATCAGTACTACGTTTTAGATCAGCCGGAGCTGGCCGATGATGAATACGACCGGCTGATGCAGCAATTAATCGCCATTGAAGCCGCCTTTCCCGCGTTGATTACCCCGCATTCCCCCACCCGGCGGGTGGGCGGCGCACCGGCGGAGGGGTTTGGGAGGATAGCTCATCTTACGCCGATGCTAAGTTTGGGAAATGCCTTTTCGCCAGACGGTTTGCTGGCTTTTCATCAGCGGGTGGTGAATGTTTTAGGCGCAACTGAGCCGGTGGAGTATGTTGTCGAACATAAAATTGACGGTTTGGCCATTAATCTGGTGTATGAGCAGGGGCTACTGGTTCGCGCCGCTACGCGGGGCGATGGGATTGAAGGCGAGGATGTAACGGCCAATATCAGAACCATCAAATCCATTCCTTTGCGCTTGCAGGGAGAGGCTGCCGCTGCTGCGGGGCTGCTGGAAGTGCGCGGTGAGGTTTATATGGCCAGAACGGAATTTGAACGCTTAAACAAACTGCGCGAACAGAATGGAGAGCCGCTGCTGGCCAATCCGCGCAATGCGGCCGCCGGTTCTTTGCGCCAGCTAGATCCGCAGGTTACCGCCGAACGGACTCTGGCGGTATTTATCTACGGAATGGGCGTGCATGAAGGGGTGGAACTTGCCACCCATGCGCAAACCTTAGCCTATTTACAAACCCTGGGGTTTAAAGTCAACCAGTGTTACCGGGTCTTTTCCGATATTGAGGAAATTGCCGGCTACTGCCAAAGCTGGGCGGCCAAGCGTTCAGACCTGCCTTATGAAATTGACGGTTTGGTGATCAAGGTCAATGATCTGGCCAGTCAGAAGCTGCTGGGCGCAACCGCGAAAGATCCCCGCTGGGCAATTGCTTTTAAATTTCCGGCTGAACAAAGCACCACGGTGATCAGGGACATTATGATCAGCGTTGGCCGGACCGGCGCGCTGACGCCCACTGCTCTTTTGGAGCCGGTCAGGCTGGCCGGCTCGACAGTGAGCCGGGCTACTTTGCATAATGAAGATTATATTCAACAAAAAGATATCCGGATCGGTGATACGGTAGTCATTCATAAAGCGGGTGATGTTATCCCGGAGGTGGTGGCTGTTGTGACGGCCAACCGGACCGGGGCGGAGCAGCCCTTTGTTATGCCGGCTTATTGTCCGGAATGCGGCAGTCCGGCAGTGAGGCTGGAAGAAGAGTCGGCCCGGAAATGCATTAATCCGGACTGTCCGGCCTTGTTGCGCGAGGGGCTGATTCATTTTGTATCCCGGGACGCAATGAATATCGACGGCTTGGGGCCGGCGCTGCTGACCAGTTTGCTGGCGGCCGGCTTAATTAAAGATGCCGCTGATCTATATCAGCTTACGGCTGATAAAATTCTGCAGATCGAACGAACCGGGGAAAAATCAGCCGCTAATCTGCTGAACTCAATTGAAAACAGCAAAACAGCAGGGCTGGCGAGGCTGTTGTTTGGTTTAGGCATTCGATATGTCGGAGTTAAGGCGGCTGCGGTGCTGGCCCGCCATTTTGGCGATATTCATGCTTTGGCCAGGGCGCAGGTGGAGGATTTACTCAGGTTAGAGGAGATCGGGGCCAAAATTGCTGAAAGTGTAGTGCGCTATTTTGCCGTTCCGGCCAATCTTGCACTGATTAAAAAGCTGCAGGCTCTCGGCGTTAAGACAACCCAGGATCGTGCGGCGTCTGATATTCCGCAGCCTCTGGCCGGATTGACCTTTGTGCTGACCGGAACGCTGACGGGAATGACCCGCAATGAGGCGGCGGCTAAAATTGAAGCGCTCGGCGGGAAAGTGGCCGGCTCGGTCAGCAAGAAAACCAGTTATGTGGTGGCCGGGGCTGAGGCGGGCAGTAAATTGGCCAAAGCCGGCCAGTTGGGCGTAAAGATTATTGACGAGGCGGAATTTAGCTTGCTGGTTAGTCCTGAGCTGTAG
- a CDS encoding putative manganese-dependent inorganic diphosphatase, translating into MKFSKPIYIIGHRNPDTDSICSAIGYANLKRALGENVVPARAGKINAETKFVLEKFGVAAPKLITDLHPRVRDVMLDSAIVVQPDDTLRELGKVMRRHEVKSVPVIDENTVLAGIVSVTDLAKRYFDELEMQDLSEAGVELTALVRVLDGTVVQGGSLNRKVTGKVRIAAGSTSTIQQVIEPGDVVLVGDRGSTLLECIAQNIACLVVTGAAQVGPEILAEAASRGIAVISAPHDTYTCARLINQCIPVSMIMQKKVITFKPSDLVNDTREIIADNHHRTFPVVENGKLVGLIARDQLIVTNREKIILVDHNERSQAVEGIEEAQIIEIIDHHRLGGLQTGEPIFIRHEPVGSTGTIVANMHWHRGVELPADIAGLLLAAIVSDTVLFKSPTATAYDRETAEKLAAIAGLDMQEFGLALLKAGSGIGDMQAGEIVHNDLKEFQIGEYRMAIAQISVMDTAEVLAVKADLLTAMDAMLLKENYDMALLMITDIIQEGTQLIYAGQPTALIAEAFGGRGQDSMVYLPGVMSRKKQVIPPMVEAARNF; encoded by the coding sequence ATGAAGTTTTCTAAACCTATTTATATTATTGGACATCGCAATCCGGATACTGATTCAATCTGTTCGGCCATTGGTTACGCTAATTTAAAAAGAGCGCTAGGAGAAAATGTTGTTCCGGCCAGAGCCGGTAAGATAAATGCCGAAACCAAATTTGTTCTGGAAAAATTCGGGGTGGCAGCGCCCAAGCTGATTACCGACTTACATCCGCGGGTCAGGGATGTCATGCTGGACAGCGCGATTGTGGTACAGCCGGACGATACCCTCCGCGAACTGGGCAAAGTGATGCGCCGGCATGAAGTAAAATCGGTGCCGGTCATTGATGAAAATACCGTCTTAGCGGGGATCGTTTCGGTTACTGATCTGGCTAAACGGTATTTTGACGAACTGGAAATGCAGGATTTATCCGAGGCGGGCGTTGAGCTGACCGCTCTCGTCCGGGTGCTGGACGGCACGGTGGTGCAAGGCGGCAGCCTGAACCGGAAGGTTACCGGCAAAGTAAGAATTGCCGCAGGCAGTACAAGCACAATCCAGCAGGTTATCGAGCCCGGTGATGTGGTGCTGGTTGGCGACCGGGGCAGCACTTTACTGGAATGCATTGCTCAAAATATCGCTTGCCTGGTAGTCACCGGCGCGGCTCAGGTTGGACCGGAAATTTTAGCTGAGGCGGCAAGCAGGGGGATTGCCGTAATCAGTGCGCCGCATGATACCTACACCTGCGCCCGGTTGATCAATCAGTGCATTCCGGTAAGCATGATTATGCAAAAAAAGGTCATTACATTTAAGCCTTCCGATTTGGTCAATGACACCAGAGAGATTATCGCCGACAACCATCACCGTACTTTTCCGGTAGTGGAAAATGGCAAACTGGTCGGTCTGATTGCCCGTGATCAGCTGATTGTCACGAACCGGGAAAAAATCATTCTGGTTGATCATAACGAACGGTCTCAGGCCGTTGAGGGCATTGAAGAAGCGCAAATTATAGAAATTATTGATCATCACCGCTTAGGGGGCCTGCAAACCGGCGAACCGATTTTTATCCGTCATGAGCCGGTAGGGTCGACCGGCACAATTGTTGCCAACATGCACTGGCATCGCGGGGTGGAGCTGCCGGCTGACATTGCCGGCTTACTGCTGGCGGCGATTGTATCTGACACCGTTCTATTTAAATCGCCTACGGCAACTGCTTATGACCGGGAGACCGCGGAGAAACTGGCGGCGATTGCCGGACTGGATATGCAGGAGTTCGGCCTGGCGCTGCTCAAGGCTGGCTCGGGCATTGGCGATATGCAGGCCGGAGAGATTGTACACAATGATTTAAAAGAGTTTCAGATTGGTGAATACCGGATGGCGATTGCCCAGATATCCGTGATGGATACCGCAGAGGTGCTGGCGGTTAAAGCCGATCTACTGACCGCAATGGACGCTATGCTGCTTAAGGAAAACTATGATATGGCCCTGCTGATGATTACCGATATCATTCAGGAAGGCACGCAGCTGATTTACGCCGGGCAGCCTACGGCATTAATCGCCGAAGCCTTTGGCGGCAGAGGGCAAGACAGCATGGTTTATCTGCCCGGCGTGATGTCCCGGAAAAAACAAGTAATTCCGCCAATGGTGGAAGCCGCCCGCAATTTTTAG
- a CDS encoding putative DNA modification/repair radical SAM protein: MDVFAKLKILTAAAKYDVACTSSGVNKKAASGGIGSAAACGICHSFSADGRCISLLKVLMTNVCAYDCQYCVNRTSNDTPRAAFTPRELADLTIHFYRRNYIEGLFLSSGVLKNPDYTCEQMIETLRILREEYRFSGYIHAKAIPGSDSALLTRLGLLADRMSVNIEFPSQDSLQLLAPDKTKHSIFTPMGYIQSRIQENSRDLVKYRRAPKFAPAGQSTQMIIGATPETDFQILNLTEGLYKKYKLKRVFFSAYLPVADSSLLPALDTAPPLWREHRLYQADWLLRFYGFRASELLDQQHQSFNPYLDPKCNWALNHMEFFPVDVNRAAYRDLLRVPGIGVTSAKRIIAARRTTALHFDGLKKLGVVLKRAQYFITCGGKTANNIKIAPNAALTSLLSEKTHKLLQANFPSPAEQLSLFTQPQHYPPLQEELRKCIASQT; this comes from the coding sequence GTGGATGTTTTTGCGAAACTGAAAATTTTAACCGCCGCAGCAAAATATGATGTGGCCTGCACCTCCAGCGGGGTAAATAAAAAAGCTGCGTCCGGCGGCATTGGCAGCGCGGCCGCTTGTGGCATTTGTCACAGCTTTTCCGCGGACGGGCGGTGCATTTCCCTGCTAAAAGTACTTATGACCAATGTCTGCGCCTATGATTGCCAATACTGCGTCAACCGTACCTCCAACGATACGCCGCGCGCCGCCTTTACCCCGCGGGAACTGGCTGATCTGACCATTCATTTTTACCGGCGCAATTATATTGAAGGCCTTTTTCTAAGCTCCGGCGTGCTGAAAAATCCCGACTATACCTGTGAACAAATGATTGAAACGCTGCGCATTCTGCGCGAGGAATACCGGTTCTCCGGCTATATCCATGCCAAGGCCATCCCTGGCTCCGACAGTGCCTTGCTGACCCGCCTGGGACTGCTGGCCGACCGGATGAGCGTGAATATCGAATTTCCCTCGCAGGACAGTTTGCAGCTCTTAGCGCCGGATAAAACCAAGCATTCCATTTTTACCCCCATGGGCTATATTCAAAGCCGTATTCAGGAGAACTCGCGGGACCTGGTAAAATATCGCCGCGCCCCGAAGTTTGCTCCCGCCGGTCAGAGTACGCAAATGATCATTGGAGCTACACCGGAGACCGATTTTCAAATTTTAAACTTAACCGAAGGCCTTTACAAAAAATATAAACTGAAACGGGTCTTTTTCTCCGCTTACCTGCCGGTAGCAGACAGCAGCCTCCTGCCGGCTCTGGATACGGCTCCGCCGCTCTGGCGTGAACACCGCCTGTATCAGGCCGACTGGCTGCTGCGGTTTTACGGTTTTAGGGCCAGCGAACTTCTCGATCAGCAGCACCAGAGCTTCAACCCCTATCTCGATCCAAAATGCAACTGGGCGCTTAATCATATGGAATTTTTCCCTGTTGATGTCAACCGCGCTGCCTACCGTGATTTGCTGCGCGTACCAGGCATCGGCGTAACCAGCGCCAAACGCATCATAGCTGCCCGCCGTACTACGGCGCTCCACTTCGACGGACTGAAAAAGCTGGGCGTCGTCCTTAAACGGGCCCAGTATTTTATCACCTGCGGCGGAAAAACAGCAAACAATATAAAAATCGCGCCAAATGCCGCTCTAACTTCTTTACTGTCGGAAAAAACGCACAAACTGCTTCAGGCCAATTTTCCCTCGCCCGCAGAACAGCTTTCTCTTTTTACCCAGCCCCAGCACTATCCTCCGCTACAGGAGGAACTGCGAAAATGCATTGCCAGCCAGACCTAA